From the genome of Polyangiaceae bacterium, one region includes:
- a CDS encoding YebC/PmpR family DNA-binding transcriptional regulator — MSGHSKWATIKRKKGALDAKRGKLFTKLIKEISVAARMGGGNIDGNPRLRKAVTDARSQAMPADTIKRAIQRGTGELEGANYEEILYEGTGPGGTLFMVEAMTDNKNRTVAEIRKVFEKSNGAMGSSGTAGWAFDRKGVITLAKDAANEDQLMELAVGAGADDYVDQGEEWQVTCAIDAVDAVVNALDFAKIAVKSSGPAYVPKNKKPTTGRDAELCMTLFDALDDHDDVQNVYADFDISDEELSRMEG; from the coding sequence ATGAGCGGCCATTCCAAATGGGCCACGATCAAGCGCAAGAAGGGCGCGCTCGATGCCAAGCGCGGCAAGCTCTTCACCAAGTTGATCAAAGAGATCTCCGTCGCAGCCCGTATGGGTGGCGGAAACATCGACGGCAACCCGCGCCTGCGCAAAGCCGTCACCGACGCGCGTAGTCAAGCGATGCCCGCCGACACGATCAAACGCGCCATCCAGCGCGGTACCGGCGAGCTCGAAGGGGCAAACTACGAAGAGATCCTCTACGAAGGCACCGGTCCCGGCGGCACGTTGTTCATGGTCGAAGCGATGACGGACAACAAGAACCGCACCGTCGCGGAAATCCGGAAAGTCTTCGAAAAGAGCAACGGCGCGATGGGTTCGTCCGGAACGGCCGGCTGGGCCTTCGATCGCAAGGGCGTCATCACGCTCGCGAAGGATGCCGCGAACGAAGACCAGCTCATGGAGCTTGCCGTGGGTGCAGGCGCCGATGACTACGTCGATCAAGGTGAAGAGTGGCAAGTCACGTGCGCCATCGACGCGGTCGACGCGGTCGTCAACGCGCTCGACTTTGCCAAAATCGCCGTCAAATCGAGCGGTCCGGCGTATGTGCCCAAGAACAAAAAGCCCACGACGGGCCGTGATGCCGAGCTGTGCATGACGCTCTTCGATGCGCTCGACGATCACGACGACGTGCAAAACGTCTACGCCGACTTCGACATCTCCGACGAAGAGCTCTCGCGCATGGAAGGCTGA